A genomic region of Phragmites australis chromosome 2, lpPhrAust1.1, whole genome shotgun sequence contains the following coding sequences:
- the LOC133910146 gene encoding RING-H2 finger protein ATL66-like yields the protein MATQEALQPLGWRYGDGDDGNFVVRCRSVPLLVALFGVLVCFVAVCLYLRWTCHRYNNRDAATLPTYYWASSAAAPASTASVNGLDDATIAGLPVRLYRPSGAGADDAAQCCSICLGEFAEGEKVKTLPRCGHGFHPECVDVWLRARASCPLCRASLLAAAATTKLDVVGSEAV from the coding sequence ATGGCAACGCAGGAGGCGCTGCAGCCGCTGGGGTGGCGctacggcgacggcgacgacggcaACTTCGTTGTGCGCTGCCGCAGCGTCCCGCTCCTGGTGGCGCTCTTCGGCGTCCTCGTCTGCTTCGTCGCTGTCTGCCTCTACCTCCGCTGGACGTGCCACCGCTACAACAACCGCGACGCGGCTACGCTGCCCACTTATTACTGGGCTTCGTCCGCCGCGGCGCCGGCCTCCACCGCCTCAGTGAACGGCCTCGACGATGCCACGATCGCAGGCTTGCCCGTGAGGCTGTACCGGCCCAGTGGTGCCGGTGCGGACGACGCGGCGCAGTGCTGCTCCATCTGCCTCGGCGAGTTCGCGGAGGGCGAGAAGGTGAAGACGCTGCCGCGGTGCGGGCACGGCTTCCACCCGGAGTGCGTGGACGTCTGGCTGCGGGCGCGGGCCAGCTGCCCACTGTGCCGGGCCTCGCTCCTCGCGGCCGCGGCCACCACCAAACTAGACGTCGTCGGAAGCGAAGCCGTCTGA